One genomic window of Panicum hallii strain FIL2 chromosome 6, PHallii_v3.1, whole genome shotgun sequence includes the following:
- the LOC112898216 gene encoding putative F-box/LRR-repeat protein At5g41840 yields the protein MAPLNPNTAKRKATGTLKSAKCGVAKRVPKNPKRGGTRSSPTADEGDLQDRINTLPDDMLCCILTLLGVHDAARTTVLSKRWQHLFRSPECQSDTIDDKYVWHAQRQLNTDSSWSMWEWRCPGITSALLASLARPRRICRFIIQQTLPWDSELSLWLKTLSQGGVVEEIVLEMPYLQVCLPHFIFNCSSLRSLSLSCLRWPLIDVPNGVPAGYIPSWMLPFLVELTLNYMDMTTRDTEDLLRRCPALLSLSICYSLHVQDRSLLNCDPNPVRGSQSLTIRCENLLNLTIQDGVVASSYDDEVSIVHAPKLERLLLVFDPL from the exons ATGGCGCCACTCAACCCCAACACTGCGAAGAGGAAGGCCACAGGCACCCTAAAATCTGCCAAGTGCGGTGTGGCCAAGAGGGTtccaaagaacccgaagagggGAGGCACCAGGTCCTCACCTACAGCCGATGAAGGGGATCTACAAGACAGGATCAACACTCTTCCAGACGACATGCTCTGCTGCATTCTTACCCTACTCGGTGTCCATGACGCTGCGCGGACGACCGTGCTGTCAAAGCGTTGGCAACACCTATTCAGGTCGCCGGAGTGCCAATCCGATACCATTGATGACAAATACGTGTGGCATGCACAGCGCCAGCTCAACACTGATTCCTCTTGGTCCATGTGGGAGTGGCGTTGCCCTGGAATCACCTCCGCCCTCCTTGCATCCCTTGCCAGGCCTCGCCGGATTTGCCGATTCATTATCCAGCAGACGCTTCCTTGGGACAGCGAGCTTTCCTTGTGGCTCAAAACGCTGTCCCAAGGAGGGGTGGTCGAGGAGATTGTCCTCGAGATGCCGTATCTACAGGTTTGCCTACCTCACTTCATCTTCAATTGCAGTTCCCTCCGGTCGCTGAGCCTCTCCTGTTTGCGGTGGCCTCTCATCGATGTCCCAAATGGAGTCCCGGCCGGCTATATCCCATCATGGATGCTCCCATTCCTGGTGGAGCTTACCTTGAACTACATGGACATGACCACAAGGGACACCGAGGACCTGCTGCGGCGGTGCCCGGCGCTGCTGAGCCTGTCGATCTGCTACTCTCTCCATGTCCAGGATAGGAGCCTCTTGAATTGTGATCCAAATCCCGTTCGAGGTAGCCAG AGCCTGACAATCCGGTGCGAGAACCTCCTGAACCTGACCATCCAGGACGGTGTCGTAGCCTCTAGCTACGACGACGAGGTCAGCATCGTGCACGCGCCCAAGCTTGAACGCCTGCTGTTGGTGTTTGACCCTCTGTGA